From Phycisphaerae bacterium:
CGGGCGCTGGTGTTGCTGACGCTGGCGGTGCTGGCGCCGATGCTGGCGGTGGTGGCGGCGATCCACTGGCACCAGTTCGACATCCGTCGGGCCCAGGAGGAACAGGCGAATCTCGAGCTGGCGCGGGCGATGGCGGTTCGGGTCGAGCAGTACGTTCAGGACATGCTATGCGACCTGTCGATACTGGGCGGTCTGATCAGCGGTCCGGAACCGCCGACGGGCGCGCAGATCACCCATCTGTTGACGGGAGCGGCCGGCGAGCGTCCCTCGGTTTTGCTGACGGCGTTGGTGGATGGCGAGGGGCGGATCGTTTACTCGAGCGATCCGCGGGCGGTGGGCATTTCGATCGCTGGGCGGGAGTACTTCCAGCAAGTCCGGTCGGGGAAGGATTGGGCGGTCAGCGACATGCTGATCTCGCTGGTGGATCAGAAGCCGACGTTTGTGGTCGCCCGGGCGGTTCACGGCGGTCAGGGGGATTTCCTGGGTCTGGTGTTTACTTCGGTGAACCCCGAGGTTCTTAGCGACCTGGAGATCGGTCCGAAGCGCTGCGGGCAGGGCGCGGTGGTTGTTTTCGACCGGCAGGGGACGCTGGTGTTCCGGCGGCCGTCGGTTCCTTTGACGTGGGAGAAGCGTCGGGCGTGGACGCGGCTGGACCCGATGCTGCGGGAGACGCTGGCCGGCGGGCGGGAGCGGGTCGGGGAGTTTGTTTCACCGGTGGATGGGCAGCTTCGCATGGCGGCCCGGACGCCGGTTGGCGACATCGGCTGGGTGGCTGGGGCCAGCCGACCGGTCGCCGAGACGATGGCGCCGGTCTACCAGGGGTTGTTTAGGTCGCTGGGGCTGGTGGTTTTGGTGGCGGCTGGATCGCTGATCGGGGCGTGGCTGGTCGGCGGGCGGATCACCGGACAGGTGGAACGACTCCAGAGCCATGCCGTCGCATTGGGCCGCGGTGAGGAAGCCAAGCCGATGGGGGCGGCGGGCATTCGGGAACTGGATGAGGTGGCGGCGGCCTTTTCGCGGATGCGGGAACAGGTGGCAGGGCGGGAGGCGGCATTGCGGGAGAGTGAGGAGCGGCTGACGCTGGCGGCGGAGGCCGGCCGCGTGGGGGCCTGGGATCTTGACTTTCCGACGAAGCGGCTGCACTGGAGCGCCGTCTATTTGAAGCTGGCCGGGTTGAGGCCGGAGGAGTGGGGCGGGAGGCGGGACAGCTTTCTGGACGTGCTGCATCCCGACGATCGCGAGCGCATCATGGGTATGGTCGAGCAGGCGATCGCGGAGCGGCGTCCCACGCTGGTGATGGAGTTTCGCATCGTGCGACCGGACGGCCAGGTACGATGGATGCGTGGAGAAGGGCGAACGTTCTACGACGCCGACGGCCGGCCGCTTCGGGACATCGGTGTGGCGGTGGACATCACGGAGCGCAAACGGGCTGAGGATGAACTGCGGAAGGCGAAGGACGAGTTGGAAGACCGCATCGGGGAGCGGACGGCGGAACTGGCCCAGACGGTTGAGGAGCTGCGGCGGTCGAACGCGGACCTGGAGCACTTCGCCTACGCGGCCAGCCACGATCTGCAGGAGCCGCTGCGGCAGGTGGCCAGCTTCGTCCAGCTTCTGGCTCTGCGCTACGGCGATCGGTTGGATGAGAACGGCCGGCAGTACATCGATCAGGCCATTGAGGGGGCCAAGCGGATGAGCGCGCTGATCAAGGGTCTGCTGGACTAC
This genomic window contains:
- a CDS encoding PAS domain-containing protein, which gives rise to MDWGVVRALRLGGGTMTLRRALVLLTLAVLAPMLAVVAAIHWHQFDIRRAQEEQANLELARAMAVRVEQYVQDMLCDLSILGGLISGPEPPTGAQITHLLTGAAGERPSVLLTALVDGEGRIVYSSDPRAVGISIAGREYFQQVRSGKDWAVSDMLISLVDQKPTFVVARAVHGGQGDFLGLVFTSVNPEVLSDLEIGPKRCGQGAVVVFDRQGTLVFRRPSVPLTWEKRRAWTRLDPMLRETLAGGRERVGEFVSPVDGQLRMAARTPVGDIGWVAGASRPVAETMAPVYQGLFRSLGLVVLVAAGSLIGAWLVGGRITGQVERLQSHAVALGRGEEAKPMGAAGIRELDEVAAAFSRMREQVAGREAALRESEERLTLAAEAGRVGAWDLDFPTKRLHWSAVYLKLAGLRPEEWGGRRDSFLDVLHPDDRERIMGMVEQAIAERRPTLVMEFRIVRPDGQVRWMRGEGRTFYDADGRPLRDIGVAVDITERKRAEDELRKAKDELEDRIGERTAELAQTVEELRRSNADLEHFAYAASHDLQEPLRQVASFVQLLALRYGDRLDENGRQYIDQAIEGAKRMSALIKGLLDYSRVSTQARPITPTDVGAVLEEVLSDLHLSIEEAGAQVAADPLPTVPADRIQLAQVFRNLISNAVKFRHPDRPPTVRISAHRQDGAWEFRVCDNGIGIESVYYERIFEIFQRLHTRRYYEGTGIGLALVKRIIDRHGGRIWVESQFGEGSTFFFTIPVE